From a single Fulvivirga ulvae genomic region:
- a CDS encoding aspartate carbamoyltransferase catalytic subunit, with protein sequence MSQLSQKHLLGIKDITRKDIELIFETARSFKEVINRPIKKVPSLRDITIANVFFENSTRTRLSFELAEKRLSADVINFSSSSSSVKKGETLLDTVNNILAMKVDMVVMRHSSPGAPHFLAKHIDANIVNAGDGTHEHPTQALLDTYSIMEKHGSVEGLKVAIIGDILHSRVAISNIFALQKLGAEVMVCGPNTLLPKHIGSLGVKVELDVSKALQWCDVANILRIQLERQQIKYFPSLREYSLYYGVNKRMLDELDKEITIMHPGPINRGVELNSDVADSEHSIILEQVQNGVAVRMAVLYLLAGGKA encoded by the coding sequence ATGTCACAATTAAGTCAAAAGCACCTTCTGGGTATTAAAGACATCACTCGGAAAGATATTGAACTTATTTTTGAAACAGCCAGATCATTTAAAGAAGTTATTAACCGCCCCATCAAAAAGGTGCCTTCGCTGCGTGATATTACAATCGCCAACGTATTCTTTGAAAATTCTACACGCACCAGGCTGTCATTTGAGCTGGCAGAAAAAAGGCTTAGCGCCGATGTGATCAATTTCTCATCTTCCAGCAGTTCTGTAAAGAAAGGAGAGACTTTGCTGGATACGGTAAACAACATACTGGCTATGAAAGTGGACATGGTAGTAATGCGGCATAGCAGCCCCGGTGCACCGCACTTCCTGGCCAAGCATATTGATGCCAATATTGTCAATGCAGGGGATGGTACACATGAACACCCTACACAAGCACTGCTCGATACCTACTCCATTATGGAAAAACATGGTTCAGTTGAGGGACTCAAAGTAGCCATCATCGGTGATATTTTACATTCACGGGTAGCTATCTCTAATATATTTGCTCTTCAGAAACTTGGGGCAGAAGTGATGGTTTGCGGGCCAAATACCCTGCTCCCCAAGCACATCGGCTCATTGGGAGTAAAAGTGGAACTCGACGTAAGCAAGGCGCTGCAATGGTGTGACGTGGCCAATATACTTCGCATCCAACTTGAAAGACAGCAGATTAAATATTTTCCTTCCCTTCGTGAGTACTCCCTGTACTATGGAGTGAATAAGCGAATGCTGGATGAACTGGATAAAGAGATCACCATCATGCATCCCGGACCAATTAACCGTGGCGTTGAACTAAATAGCGATGTGGCTGATTCGGAACATTCCATCATTCTGGAGCAGGTTCAAAATGGTGTAGCTGTAAGGATGGCAGTGTTGTATCTGTTAGCCGGAGGTAAGGCTTAA
- a CDS encoding cystathionine beta-synthase: MYYNSLIETIGNTPLVKLNRLAKDIKGTVLVKVEYFNPGNSMKDRMALKMIEDAEKAGILKPGGTIIEGTSGNTGMGLALVAIAKGYKCIFTLADKQSQEKIDILRAMGAEVIVCPTNVAPEDPRSYYSVAKKLNQDIPNSFYPNQYDNMSNTAAHYETTGPEIWDQTEGKITHYAAGVGTGGSMCGTAKYLKEQNPNVVSVGIDTYGSVFQKYKETGVFDENEIYPYMTEGIGEDILPKNVDFSLIDNFVKVTDKDGAIMTRRLAREEGLFVGWSCGSAVHGALEYARENLKEDDMMVIILPDHGTRYLAKVYNDNWMKDHGFLESRDFATAKDIITRKNGSDKLYTVSKSDKIGQVIKMLNKEGIDQVPVVENNHFVGSISTAKLLEKLIEDPEIREKEVGEVMDNPMPFVAMDNTLDVLSSMINKDNKAVLVRDQAHEVHIITQHDLLMAMSN; this comes from the coding sequence ATGTACTACAATTCACTTATTGAAACCATTGGGAACACTCCCCTGGTTAAGTTAAACCGTCTGGCTAAAGACATTAAGGGAACTGTGCTTGTAAAAGTGGAGTATTTCAACCCTGGAAACTCCATGAAGGACAGGATGGCCCTTAAAATGATAGAGGATGCCGAAAAAGCAGGCATATTAAAGCCCGGAGGAACCATTATCGAAGGTACTTCAGGGAATACCGGAATGGGACTGGCTTTAGTTGCCATTGCCAAGGGGTATAAGTGTATTTTTACATTGGCAGATAAACAGTCGCAGGAGAAAATTGATATTCTTCGGGCTATGGGAGCGGAGGTAATCGTTTGCCCTACTAATGTTGCTCCGGAAGATCCCCGATCCTACTACTCGGTGGCAAAAAAGCTCAATCAGGATATACCCAATTCATTTTACCCCAACCAGTACGACAATATGTCGAATACTGCGGCACATTATGAAACTACTGGCCCTGAGATATGGGATCAGACTGAAGGAAAAATCACACATTATGCCGCAGGAGTTGGTACTGGTGGCTCAATGTGCGGAACAGCAAAATATTTAAAAGAGCAAAATCCGAACGTGGTATCGGTAGGTATAGATACCTATGGTTCTGTATTTCAGAAATATAAGGAAACAGGTGTTTTTGATGAAAATGAAATATATCCTTATATGACAGAAGGAATAGGGGAGGATATACTCCCTAAAAATGTTGATTTCAGCCTTATTGATAACTTTGTTAAAGTAACAGATAAGGATGGAGCCATTATGACACGAAGACTTGCAAGAGAGGAAGGCCTTTTTGTCGGGTGGTCATGCGGGTCTGCCGTGCATGGGGCACTGGAATATGCCAGAGAAAACCTGAAAGAGGATGATATGATGGTGATCATTCTGCCTGATCATGGTACGAGGTATCTGGCTAAAGTTTATAACGATAACTGGATGAAAGATCATGGCTTCCTTGAATCGAGAGATTTTGCCACAGCCAAGGACATCATTACCAGGAAAAATGGCTCGGATAAGCTTTATACCGTAAGCAAATCAGACAAAATAGGGCAGGTAATCAAAATGTTAAACAAAGAAGGGATCGATCAGGTACCTGTCGTGGAAAATAATCACTTTGTAGGAAGTATTTCCACAGCCAAACTGTTGGAGAAGCTTATCGAAGACCCTGAGATCAGAGAAAAAGAGGTAGGGGAAGTGATGGATAACCCTATGCCTTTTGTGGCTATGGACAATACTCTGGATGTGCTCTCATCAATGATAAACAAAGATAATAAGGCTGTTCTGGTTAGAGATCAGGCACATGAAGTACACATTATTACACAACATGATCTGCTGATGGCCATGAGTAACTAA
- a CDS encoding tetratricopeptide repeat protein has translation MKIDSLSQVLSSVATDTARIDVLNELAFAYLHVNPVASRDDVDIAYETAQRLTYEEGQAKSLNVYGGLEWALGNYNKSLEYYLQALQIYQALNEELLAAQVTNNIGEIYKKLGEVDRSLTYLLRAIKLLEKYGHPALGYVNLGEAYLMLDDSDSALYYFQRALESNKVEKNVQYEAYAYHGLAEAEFARNHYDASLNYANKALGLRVSNRDHRGASYTYLLLGRIYNKLNQYDSSLYFHNRALAEAGSIGALDIEMNVLESKARAFAAGNRFDSAYLSHIKHTRIKDELFTEEKSNQIARMQTAFETELLKKEKEAAEIMLKQRNTVIIAVVMMFILAIAVASAFYKQRKIQQNVNRLLESKNEQIQAQSEEIQTQSEEVRKLNQNLEKLNQDLENKIRARTQILKDQNKLLAAYAHSNAHELRAPVASVMGLVNLLEKSNLKEGEREIVDHLMKSTEELDAVIREIRERLESNNDSLLDD, from the coding sequence GTGAAAATCGATAGTCTTTCCCAGGTGTTGAGTAGTGTTGCAACGGATACTGCCAGGATCGATGTTCTGAATGAGTTGGCATTTGCTTACCTTCATGTTAACCCTGTTGCCTCACGTGACGATGTAGATATTGCATACGAAACAGCTCAAAGACTTACCTATGAAGAAGGGCAGGCGAAATCTCTCAATGTATACGGAGGCCTCGAATGGGCTCTGGGAAATTATAATAAGTCGCTTGAGTATTATCTTCAGGCCCTTCAGATTTATCAGGCTTTAAACGAGGAGTTACTCGCAGCTCAGGTCACTAATAACATAGGTGAGATATATAAAAAGCTTGGAGAAGTTGATAGATCCCTTACTTACTTGCTAAGAGCTATTAAATTGCTGGAAAAATACGGACACCCTGCGTTGGGCTATGTTAACCTGGGCGAGGCGTATCTGATGCTTGACGATTCTGATTCGGCATTATATTATTTTCAAAGGGCCTTGGAAAGCAATAAGGTCGAAAAAAATGTACAATATGAGGCATATGCTTATCACGGTTTGGCTGAGGCTGAATTTGCGCGCAATCATTACGATGCTTCCCTAAACTATGCGAATAAAGCACTCGGGCTTAGAGTTAGTAACAGGGATCATCGTGGGGCCAGCTATACCTATCTGCTTTTGGGTAGAATTTATAATAAACTTAACCAATATGACAGCTCGCTGTACTTTCACAACAGGGCTCTGGCTGAAGCTGGCTCAATTGGAGCGCTGGACATCGAAATGAATGTACTTGAAAGTAAGGCCAGGGCTTTTGCTGCCGGCAATCGGTTCGATAGTGCATATTTAAGCCATATCAAGCATACAAGGATTAAGGATGAGTTATTTACAGAAGAGAAGTCTAATCAGATAGCCCGGATGCAGACCGCCTTTGAAACGGAGTTGTTAAAAAAAGAAAAGGAAGCTGCCGAAATCATGCTTAAACAGCGTAATACAGTTATCATAGCTGTAGTTATGATGTTTATACTGGCCATTGCTGTTGCCTCGGCTTTTTATAAACAACGGAAAATCCAGCAAAACGTAAATCGCCTGCTGGAGTCTAAAAATGAGCAGATTCAGGCTCAGTCCGAGGAAATACAAACCCAGTCGGAGGAGGTCAGGAAGCTCAATCAAAACCTTGAAAAATTAAACCAGGATCTTGAAAATAAGATCAGAGCAAGAACCCAGATACTAAAGGACCAGAACAAACTCCTGGCGGCCTACGCTCATAGCAACGCACACGAGCTAAGGGCGCCCGTAGCCAGTGTTATGGGCCTCGTTAACCTGCTTGAGAAGTCAAACCTCAAAGAAGGTGAACGGGAAATTGTAGATCACCTGATGAAATCAACAGAAGAACTTGATGCAGTGATCAGGGAAATCCGTGAGCGGCTGGAAAGCAATAATGATAGCCTTCTGGACGACTAA
- a CDS encoding DUF1328 domain-containing protein: MLRWTVIFLIIALIAALFGFGGIAAGAAGIAKILFFIFLVLFVISLLAGAVRR; this comes from the coding sequence ATGCTTAGATGGACAGTAATATTCTTAATAATTGCTTTGATTGCTGCTCTCTTTGGATTTGGAGGAATAGCAGCAGGAGCAGCAGGGATAGCTAAAATTTTATTTTTCATATTCCTGGTATTGTTTGTTATCTCGTTATTGGCCGGTGCCGTCAGGCGCTGA
- a CDS encoding carboxypeptidase-like regulatory domain-containing protein — protein sequence MQYFILIKYFPVLLVLLIAQPIAAQNDEVTRTVINSETNEPVPYATVSFPEQQYGFSTNANGEFRLSISPTMLDRKIVISSIGFEPFGSTLGELAQSEKGHILLKPKVTVLEEILVKAKSETPQEIIRSAEKSLKTFLRQDPYYLYAFYKEDIRKNKTYVGYTEAYGIFHISGYQPAYNRKNVLFSYDLAQWKNIRRSRYHLSSECNDTVPRMLEIDKLVKAKSEYLYNGPFSKLRDQFRFTIDSLTSYHNQDVFIISFTPAQPDEITYRGSAYIKADDYALLKLEIREEHAERLFYEDCPAMENVSAHFNLSYVKVGEKYYLNNVGLLTKYNSGPAPIEEHIEIAGGEFRDSDVTRFNEEQRMIVYKEMINPDIVYNPEFWDQHDRPIPADVEEKLSEDAPLPRQFFISSGKRIIPLPEEYNSYQEMYKDREVFRMFMNADY from the coding sequence ATGCAGTATTTTATACTCATCAAATACTTTCCTGTACTTCTGGTGCTTCTTATTGCACAACCGATTGCTGCTCAAAACGATGAGGTTACCCGAACAGTAATAAACAGTGAGACCAACGAGCCGGTACCTTATGCTACTGTTTCTTTTCCCGAACAGCAATATGGTTTCAGCACCAATGCCAACGGCGAGTTCAGGCTGAGTATAAGCCCTACCATGCTGGACAGAAAAATTGTTATTTCAAGTATCGGTTTCGAACCTTTTGGATCCACATTAGGTGAATTGGCCCAAAGCGAAAAAGGCCACATTTTACTTAAGCCAAAGGTGACTGTCCTGGAAGAAATATTGGTAAAAGCCAAATCTGAAACTCCCCAGGAAATCATAAGAAGTGCAGAAAAGAGTTTAAAAACATTTTTAAGACAGGATCCTTATTATCTGTACGCCTTCTACAAAGAAGATATCAGGAAAAACAAGACCTATGTCGGTTACACCGAGGCTTACGGGATTTTTCATATCTCAGGATATCAACCGGCTTACAATCGTAAGAATGTCCTCTTCTCCTATGACCTGGCTCAATGGAAAAACATTCGGCGTTCGCGGTATCATCTCAGCTCTGAATGTAACGACACGGTGCCGCGCATGCTGGAAATTGACAAATTGGTAAAAGCAAAAAGTGAGTACCTGTACAACGGCCCTTTCAGTAAGCTTAGGGATCAGTTCAGGTTCACCATCGATAGTTTGACCAGCTATCACAATCAAGATGTTTTCATCATAAGCTTCACGCCTGCTCAACCTGATGAGATAACCTATCGTGGTAGTGCCTATATAAAGGCTGACGACTACGCCCTTCTGAAATTAGAAATCCGGGAAGAGCATGCCGAGCGCTTATTTTATGAAGATTGCCCCGCTATGGAAAATGTATCTGCTCACTTCAATTTAAGCTATGTTAAGGTAGGTGAAAAATATTACCTCAATAATGTGGGGCTACTCACAAAGTACAACAGCGGTCCTGCTCCTATCGAAGAGCATATAGAAATTGCAGGTGGTGAATTCAGGGATAGCGATGTCACCCGATTTAATGAGGAGCAAAGGATGATAGTATACAAAGAGATGATCAACCCTGACATTGTTTACAACCCGGAATTTTGGGATCAGCATGACAGGCCAATACCCGCAGATGTGGAAGAGAAACTTTCGGAAGATGCTCCACTGCCGAGGCAATTTTTCATCAGCAGCGGGAAACGAATCATACCTCTGCCGGAAGAATATAACAGCTACCAGGAAATGTATAAGGACCGGGAAGTCTTCAGGATGTTTATGAATGCTGACTATTAA
- the pyrR gene encoding bifunctional pyr operon transcriptional regulator/uracil phosphoribosyltransferase PyrR, translated as MQKKLILDTHLLNITVNRLCQQLIENHGNFEDTAIIGLQPKGIYLAEMIHDKLEKDTGTKIDLGYLDTTFFRDDFRRRDTPVKANATKVPFIIENKNVVLIDDVLYTGRSVRAAMDAMIAFGRPKKVELLVLVNRKYSRQLPIEPDYIGKDVNTMDFQKVLVELEAQGFKDNKIWLINKESK; from the coding sequence ATGCAAAAAAAACTAATACTCGACACCCACCTACTGAATATCACAGTCAACAGGCTTTGCCAGCAGCTTATTGAAAATCATGGAAATTTTGAGGATACTGCCATTATTGGCTTGCAGCCCAAAGGCATTTACCTTGCTGAAATGATCCATGATAAGCTGGAAAAAGATACCGGTACCAAAATAGACCTAGGTTATCTGGATACCACATTCTTTAGAGATGATTTCAGGAGGAGAGATACTCCGGTCAAAGCAAACGCTACCAAAGTCCCCTTCATTATTGAAAACAAGAACGTAGTGCTTATTGATGACGTGCTTTATACCGGCAGGTCAGTGCGTGCTGCCATGGATGCGATGATCGCCTTTGGCAGGCCTAAAAAAGTTGAGCTTCTGGTACTGGTAAACCGCAAGTATTCGCGTCAGTTGCCCATTGAGCCTGACTATATAGGCAAAGATGTAAACACCATGGACTTCCAAAAAGTGTTGGTGGAGCTGGAAGCTCAGGGATTTAAGGATAATAAAATCTGGTTGATAAATAAGGAAAGCAAATAA